The sequence below is a genomic window from Sphingomonas crusticola.
CGTGCTCGGCGTCTCCTTCCTGCTGGAAGGCGCTTCCTGGCTGACAGCGTTGCGCGAGTTTCGCGTCACGCAGGGCGAGCTCGGCTGGTGGAAGGCGATACGGCGATCCAAGGATCCGGCCACCTTCATCGTTCTGTTCGAGGATTCGGCCGCCATGTTTGGGCTGGTCGTGGCCGCGATCGGCGTGTTCCTGGCACATTGGACCGGCAATCCGACCTGGGATGGAGCGGCCTCGGTCGTCATTGGGACAGCGCTCGCGATCGTCGCCTTCATGCTGGCGCGTGAATCGAAGGGCCTGCTGATCGGCGAGCGCGCCGACCCGCGCATGGTCGACGCCATCCGGGCCGCCTTCGACGATCGGCCGGAAGTCACCGGGGTGCAGGAGGTCATCACCATCCACATCGCCCCGCAAAAGGTCTATGTTTCCGCCAGCGTCGATTTCGAGGATGATGTTCCGGTTGGCG
It includes:
- a CDS encoding cation diffusion facilitator family transporter, translating into MAESNNKLVLLAALGANLGIAVAKFVAAAFTGSSAMLTEGFHSVVDSTNQLLLLYGERASQKPADEIHPLGYGRELYFWSFVVAILIFATGAGLSIYEGVHHIMAPEPIEDATIAYVVLGVSFLLEGASWLTALREFRVTQGELGWWKAIRRSKDPATFIVLFEDSAAMFGLVVAAIGVFLAHWTGNPTWDGAASVVIGTALAIVAFMLARESKGLLIGERADPRMVDAIRAAFDDRPEVTGVQEVITIHIAPQKVYVSASVDFEDDVPVGAIERLIAETEASLRQAWPQITSVYIKPKAAVQSAGTTM